The nucleotide sequence AAACTGCCTTTGCTGCCTTCCATTGAAACAACTTCCACTCCCTCCACGATTGAGATCTGTTTGGGATCTTCAGTCAGATTCATTGTGATGGCATCGTCTATATCTAAATCATCAAAATCAAAAGACTGTCCTTCTTCATCGACGCTGTTGTCTTCATCACTGTCCAGCAGTGCGGGCTGAGACGACCCCTCAGACCTCTGATAATCATCAGACTTGTCTTTCAAGGGTTCGTGCCGACAATCTATCAAAGGGAAAATGTGCGTCTCACTTTGACTGTTCGTTTGCTCTGGGTCGTCTTCAGCGATACTTTGGTCCTGATTGAGAGACGAGCTGAATTCAGCGCCTTCTTTTGGAGAATCTGGTGCATCCAACACTTCGATCATGTTGATGTCGTCTGTTTCTTGAGACAGTTCAGCTCGTGATTCATCAGTTAGATCCTCAAACTGTGATGTCTGTATTAGTTCCAAATCACTGGTCTGAACCAGAACCTCCAAAGGACTCTTTTCAGCATCAGATGCATCAATGAGTTTATCATGTAAAGAGCTGTCTGGCTCAACTAAACCTTCAGGTTCTCTCAGGTCTCCATTGAGCTCCTCTTGAGCTGCTCTGTCTGGTATGAGCTCTGACTGATCGGCatcaagaggaggaggagaagattcTTGTGCAGTCTCTGCTTCAGGGTCTTTGTTATCTTTGACTGTCGCTATTTCCTCCTCAGAACCTTTGTCAGAGACCTTGATAGGGGTGTTGTCACCGCTGGAGTCCATGTCTGCAGGTTGTGACAGCTGCTCTGCTCCTGCCTCCTCAGAATCTTTAACTATGTCAGCTTCCTCCTCTAAACCTCTTTCAGAACTCTCAGTGGGAGTGTGGTCGCTCCCTGAGTCCATGTCAGCAGgctctgacagcagctctgcTTTTGACTCCtcatctttgtctttctctgcttcctcctctgaAACTCTTTCAGAAACCTTGACGGCAGTGAGGTCTCTGCCTGAGTCCACATCCACAGgctctgacagcagctctgcTCTTTGCTCTTCAGGATCTTTGTCTttctcagcctcctcctctgaaACTCTCTCAGAAACCTCGATGGGAGTGTCAACGCTTCTCGAGTCCAAGTTCCCCGGTTCTGACAACATCTCTGTTCTGGATTCAGCAAGATCGATGACCGTCTCAGTTTCTTCCTCTGAACCTCTCTCAGAAAGCTCGATGGGAGTGTGTTCACTGCCTGAGTCCACGTCCACAGGCTCTGAGATCATCTCTGATGGCTGCTCTGAACCAGACAAGCTCTGCTGACAATCAGAGAGAGCATCCGTAGAAGACGAGTACACTAATGAACTCTCCAGACTGTTAGTGGATTCATCAAGGACAGCGTCAGCGCCGCTCGGGACAAACAGCTCAGTTTCTGTGGTTTCCTCGTAGATGGTTTCAAAGGGGTACTGAGGATTATTAACTGTGCATTCAGACTTTAACTCATTGATGGACCCAGCTTCACTCTCTGTGCTGTCCAGAAGCTCTGACTGGATGATGCTGCTGTTAGTGGAGTTGTCGATGTCACTGTTGTATTCACTTGAAGTGCATCGATTGGCAGGATAGCCCGTGCTCTCAGCATCAAGAGAGTCTTCAAAATCAGAAGCACCAAAGTTGATTTCTGATCCAGGATTAGTCGTGGATTCTTCTTCTATAGTTTCCAGACTTTGATCTTTGTCTTGTTCGTTTACTGAATTTGTTTTAGATTCCTGGAGATTATCAGCACAAGAGAAGCTTTCACTGAGTGTCATAACGTCCAAACTTTGATCCTCTTTCTTAACATCTGTAACATGATTGGCTCTTATTTCATTGGGAGAGGCACAAGCTgctatttcttcttctctgctctctttttctgtagtTTGTTCCTTGCTGTTTTCTGTAACATCATCTATTTGACTGGTGGCCGCACCCTCAGTAATCTCAGCATCTCTTGAGTTATTCATTGTAACAGGAGTACAGAGATTGCATTCTGGAGGAGGGCTTGTTGTGGATCTCACTTCCTCCTTGTTTTGCTGATCTTTTTTGGGATCTGTTTCAGACTTCTTTGGGGTGTCGACTTGAAAAAAGGTTTCAGTGGTTACCGTTGCCTCCTCTGCTTTTTCCAAGCTTTGCTGCTTATTCTTCTGATCAGTGGTATCATCATCTCTAACTTCCTGCGGTGCTTCAGCGGTCCCAGCAGGTTCTAAAGCTTCTACTTCAGTTAAGTTCTCAGTTTGTTCTTTGTCATCTGTTTGAGATTCTTTGACAAGGTCATACGGATTTTCAGGTTTATCAGCTTTGGCTACGTCTACTCCTCCGACCTCTTTACCTTTCTGCTTGTCCTGCTTGTTCTTCA is from Notolabrus celidotus isolate fNotCel1 chromosome 10, fNotCel1.pri, whole genome shotgun sequence and encodes:
- the lrrfip1a gene encoding ankyrin-2 isoform X3 — translated: MGTQGTGRKRSTKKERSTAEDDALNLIAREAEARLAAKRAARAEAREIRMKELERQQKELSDEDERMSVGSRGSVRSSLYEDSLCSGSRRVTGSTSHTEDRDYLEKGSRAASALTSTTLTSLGGTSSRRGSGETAITVDAETSIREIKDTLAEVEEKYRKAMVSNAQLDNEKNNLMYQVDTLKDSLMELEELLSESRRDYEEKVKEYEREKHAHSVLQFQFNEMKETLKQSEELLNKHGIVLGPDLNINGDASETQEGGSPGEDPSSPSTQEPQTTPTEGNSMLGKTKETQLRSGRKEKVDLDPTGSETICNVAAEQKTSLAAQGGGSFSQKQSADVTDSSVMKVIDTIVRSSSLEKIVEETETTEEGESGETRNQDLEEREKTLEEQREESKTDSDPQQNVTQQSLANVSQEAQQESGNTKKAETEKEEESKPQGATSSGKKRKKKKKGKKKAATNEDDGQPKDVTQKEKGKTEKGPQSAALDGNINPRFCCWPVTETLKELKGNQVKNKQDKQKGKEVGGVDVAKADKPENPYDLVKESQTDDKEQTENLTEVEALEPAGTAEAPQEVRDDDTTDQKNKQQSLEKAEEATVTTETFFQVDTPKKSETDPKKDQQNKEEVRSTTSPPPECNLCTPVTMNNSRDAEITEGAATSQIDDVTENSKEQTTEKESREEEIAACASPNEIRANHVTDVKKEDQSLDVMTLSESFSCADNLQESKTNSVNEQDKDQSLETIEEESTTNPGSEINFGASDFEDSLDAESTGYPANRCTSSEYNSDIDNSTNSSIIQSELLDSTESEAGSINELKSECTVNNPQYPFETIYEETTETELFVPSGADAVLDESTNSLESSLVYSSSTDALSDCQQSLSGSEQPSEMISEPVDVDSGSEHTPIELSERGSEEETETVIDLAESRTEMLSEPGNLDSRSVDTPIEVSERVSEEEAEKDKDPEEQRAELLSEPVDVDSGRDLTAVKVSERVSEEEAEKDKDEESKAELLSEPADMDSGSDHTPTESSERGLEEEADIVKDSEEAGAEQLSQPADMDSSGDNTPIKVSDKGSEEEIATVKDNKDPEAETAQESSPPPLDADQSELIPDRAAQEELNGDLREPEGLVEPDSSLHDKLIDASDAEKSPLEVLVQTSDLELIQTSQFEDLTDESRAELSQETDDINMIEVLDAPDSPKEGAEFSSSLNQDQSIAEDDPEQTNSQSETHIFPLIDCRHEPLKDKSDDYQRSEGSSQPALLDSDEDNSVDEEGQSFDFDDLDIDDAITMNLTEDPKQISIVEGVEVVSMEGSKGSLELTQSNAESIENTLNKLVESNDKCTSHQVDPLHPDSDAVSQDTLNSWAQTLGDTSSENLVEDQAKILEEVGVTEEARPSSEEGKRLKVGELSFVKQKSSQATSLPLEEGLDALNDEDSVSLKSWDVVSSNSELQTGKSSKKGSKKGKGKNKEDCKMS
- the lrrfip1a gene encoding ankyrin-2 isoform X4 — encoded protein: MGTQGTGRKRSTKKERSTAEDDALNLIAREAEARLAAKRAARAEAREIRMKELERQQKELSDEDERMSVGSRGSVRTEDRDYLEKGSRAASALTSTTLTSLGGTSSRRGSGETAITVDAETSIREIKDTLAEVEEKYRKAMVSNAQLDNEKNNLMYQVDTLKDSLMELEELLSESRRDYEEKVKEYEREKHAHSVLQFQFNEMKETLKQSEELLNKHGIVLGPDLNINGDASETQEGGSPGEDPSSPSTQEPQTTPTEGNSMLGKTKETQLRSGRKEKVDLDPTGSETICNVAAEQKTSLAAQGGGSFSQKQSADVTDSSVMKVIDTIVRSSSLEKIVEETETTEEGESGETRNQDLEEREKTLEEQREESKTDSDPQQNVTQQSLANVSQEAQQESGNTKKAETEKEEESKPQGATSSGKKRKKKKKGKKKAATNEDDGQPKDVTQKEKGKTEKGPQSAALDGNINPRFCCWPVTETLKELKGNQVKNKQDKQKGKEVGGVDVAKADKPENPYDLVKESQTDDKEQTENLTEVEALEPAGTAEAPQEVRDDDTTDQKNKQQSLEKAEEATVTTETFFQVDTPKKSETDPKKDQQNKEEVRSTTSPPPECNLCTPVTMNNSRDAEITEGAATSQIDDVTENSKEQTTEKESREEEIAACASPNEIRANHVTDVKKEDQSLDVMTLSESFSCADNLQESKTNSVNEQDKDQSLETIEEESTTNPGSEINFGASDFEDSLDAESTGYPANRCTSSEYNSDIDNSTNSSIIQSELLDSTESEAGSINELKSECTVNNPQYPFETIYEETTETELFVPSGADAVLDESTNSLESSLVYSSSTDALSDCQQSLSGSEQPSEMISEPVDVDSGSEHTPIELSERGSEEETETVIDLAESRTEMLSEPGNLDSRSVDTPIEVSERVSEEEAEKDKDPEEQRAELLSEPVDVDSGRDLTAVKVSERVSEEEAEKDKDEESKAELLSEPADMDSGSDHTPTESSERGLEEEADIVKDSEEAGAEQLSQPADMDSSGDNTPIKVSDKGSEEEIATVKDNKDPEAETAQESSPPPLDADQSELIPDRAAQEELNGDLREPEGLVEPDSSLHDKLIDASDAEKSPLEVLVQTSDLELIQTSQFEDLTDESRAELSQETDDINMIEVLDAPDSPKEGAEFSSSLNQDQSIAEDDPEQTNSQSETHIFPLIDCRHEPLKDKSDDYQRSEGSSQPALLDSDEDNSVDEEGQSFDFDDLDIDDAITMNLTEDPKQISIVEGVEVVSMEGSKGSLELTQSNAESIENTLNKLVESNDKCTSHQVDPLHPDSDAVSQDTLNSWAQTLGDTSSENLVEDQAKILEEVGVTEEARPSSEEGKRLKVGELSFVKQKSSQATSLPLEEGLDALNDEDSVSLKSWDVVSSNSELQTGKSSKKGSKKGKGKNKEDCKMS
- the lrrfip1a gene encoding ankyrin-2 isoform X2, encoding MGTQGTGRKRSTKKERSTAEDDALNLIAREAEARLAAKRAARAEAREIRMKELERQQKELSDEDERMSVGSRGSVRTEDRDYLEKGSRAASALTSTTLTSLGGTSSRRGSGETAITVDAETSIREIKEIHELKDQIQDVETKFTQNLKEAKDTLAEVEEKYRKAMVSNAQLDNEKNNLMYQVDTLKDSLMELEELLSESRRDYEEKVKEYEREKHAHSVLQFQFNEMKETLKQSEELLNKHGIVLGPDLNINGDASETQEGGSPGEDPSSPSTQEPQTTPTEGNSMLGKTKETQLRSGRKEKVDLDPTGSETICNVAAEQKTSLAAQGGGSFSQKQSADVTDSSVMKVIDTIVRSSSLEKIVEETETTEEGESGETRNQDLEEREKTLEEQREESKTDSDPQQNVTQQSLANVSQEAQQESGNTKKAETEKEEESKPQGATSSGKKRKKKKKGKKKAATNEDDGQPKDVTQKEKGKTEKGPQSAALDGNINPRFCCWPVTETLKELKGNQVKNKQDKQKGKEVGGVDVAKADKPENPYDLVKESQTDDKEQTENLTEVEALEPAGTAEAPQEVRDDDTTDQKNKQQSLEKAEEATVTTETFFQVDTPKKSETDPKKDQQNKEEVRSTTSPPPECNLCTPVTMNNSRDAEITEGAATSQIDDVTENSKEQTTEKESREEEIAACASPNEIRANHVTDVKKEDQSLDVMTLSESFSCADNLQESKTNSVNEQDKDQSLETIEEESTTNPGSEINFGASDFEDSLDAESTGYPANRCTSSEYNSDIDNSTNSSIIQSELLDSTESEAGSINELKSECTVNNPQYPFETIYEETTETELFVPSGADAVLDESTNSLESSLVYSSSTDALSDCQQSLSGSEQPSEMISEPVDVDSGSEHTPIELSERGSEEETETVIDLAESRTEMLSEPGNLDSRSVDTPIEVSERVSEEEAEKDKDPEEQRAELLSEPVDVDSGRDLTAVKVSERVSEEEAEKDKDEESKAELLSEPADMDSGSDHTPTESSERGLEEEADIVKDSEEAGAEQLSQPADMDSSGDNTPIKVSDKGSEEEIATVKDNKDPEAETAQESSPPPLDADQSELIPDRAAQEELNGDLREPEGLVEPDSSLHDKLIDASDAEKSPLEVLVQTSDLELIQTSQFEDLTDESRAELSQETDDINMIEVLDAPDSPKEGAEFSSSLNQDQSIAEDDPEQTNSQSETHIFPLIDCRHEPLKDKSDDYQRSEGSSQPALLDSDEDNSVDEEGQSFDFDDLDIDDAITMNLTEDPKQISIVEGVEVVSMEGSKGSLELTQSNAESIENTLNKLVESNDKCTSHQVDPLHPDSDAVSQDTLNSWAQTLGDTSSENLVEDQAKILEEVGVTEEARPSSEEGKRLKVGELSFVKQKSSQATSLPLEEGLDALNDEDSVSLKSWDVVSSNSELQTGKSSKKGSKKGKGKNKEDCKMS
- the lrrfip1a gene encoding ankyrin-2 isoform X1, with protein sequence MGTQGTGRKRSTKKERSTAEDDALNLIAREAEARLAAKRAARAEAREIRMKELERQQKELSDEDERMSVGSRGSVRSSLYEDSLCSGSRRVTGSTSHTEDRDYLEKGSRAASALTSTTLTSLGGTSSRRGSGETAITVDAETSIREIKEIHELKDQIQDVETKFTQNLKEAKDTLAEVEEKYRKAMVSNAQLDNEKNNLMYQVDTLKDSLMELEELLSESRRDYEEKVKEYEREKHAHSVLQFQFNEMKETLKQSEELLNKHGIVLGPDLNINGDASETQEGGSPGEDPSSPSTQEPQTTPTEGNSMLGKTKETQLRSGRKEKVDLDPTGSETICNVAAEQKTSLAAQGGGSFSQKQSADVTDSSVMKVIDTIVRSSSLEKIVEETETTEEGESGETRNQDLEEREKTLEEQREESKTDSDPQQNVTQQSLANVSQEAQQESGNTKKAETEKEEESKPQGATSSGKKRKKKKKGKKKAATNEDDGQPKDVTQKEKGKTEKGPQSAALDGNINPRFCCWPVTETLKELKGNQVKNKQDKQKGKEVGGVDVAKADKPENPYDLVKESQTDDKEQTENLTEVEALEPAGTAEAPQEVRDDDTTDQKNKQQSLEKAEEATVTTETFFQVDTPKKSETDPKKDQQNKEEVRSTTSPPPECNLCTPVTMNNSRDAEITEGAATSQIDDVTENSKEQTTEKESREEEIAACASPNEIRANHVTDVKKEDQSLDVMTLSESFSCADNLQESKTNSVNEQDKDQSLETIEEESTTNPGSEINFGASDFEDSLDAESTGYPANRCTSSEYNSDIDNSTNSSIIQSELLDSTESEAGSINELKSECTVNNPQYPFETIYEETTETELFVPSGADAVLDESTNSLESSLVYSSSTDALSDCQQSLSGSEQPSEMISEPVDVDSGSEHTPIELSERGSEEETETVIDLAESRTEMLSEPGNLDSRSVDTPIEVSERVSEEEAEKDKDPEEQRAELLSEPVDVDSGRDLTAVKVSERVSEEEAEKDKDEESKAELLSEPADMDSGSDHTPTESSERGLEEEADIVKDSEEAGAEQLSQPADMDSSGDNTPIKVSDKGSEEEIATVKDNKDPEAETAQESSPPPLDADQSELIPDRAAQEELNGDLREPEGLVEPDSSLHDKLIDASDAEKSPLEVLVQTSDLELIQTSQFEDLTDESRAELSQETDDINMIEVLDAPDSPKEGAEFSSSLNQDQSIAEDDPEQTNSQSETHIFPLIDCRHEPLKDKSDDYQRSEGSSQPALLDSDEDNSVDEEGQSFDFDDLDIDDAITMNLTEDPKQISIVEGVEVVSMEGSKGSLELTQSNAESIENTLNKLVESNDKCTSHQVDPLHPDSDAVSQDTLNSWAQTLGDTSSENLVEDQAKILEEVGVTEEARPSSEEGKRLKVGELSFVKQKSSQATSLPLEEGLDALNDEDSVSLKSWDVVSSNSELQTGKSSKKGSKKGKGKNKEDCKMS